The following proteins come from a genomic window of Nocardiopsis sp. YSL2:
- the eccCa gene encoding type VII secretion protein EccCa, giving the protein MIIMPIITGSGSLLMSITMGHRPLMMVAGVMIMAASVIVGIIMFVAQHNGPRKRIREQRERYVDYLDQLREIVREVAATQRADNAFRHPAPDLLTEPARSRARRWERRASDPDFLDVRVGSGIRPLARRLVLKVDTSSPLIVYDPVCQGSADQLIELYADVPEMPLVVPLRRHSVISIVGDRDAGRGLVRAMIAQLAVFHSPHDLRIGVVRDHKVRTLWEWLKWLPHNGFEDAKDGPMPARFVSGNTVQVAELLADEIERRTVDLQRRRGKPPGPGTQRLVVVLDGEHQSTLSGLHAEPPVPDLASLGIHVITLVADRREEPESVSLRLLVQADGTLSEDTENPGAREDASHTPLSGTADRAGVAHLTMLARLLAPYGISVTDGDDAMHETVGLPEILGVPDVAELDTRRTWRKRSTGDYLRVPIGVGPSGNTVLLDLKESAFGGMGPHGLVVGATGSGKSEMLRTMVASLVINHSPEHLALLLVDFKGGATFADTDRLPHSAGLITNLADDDSLVIRFREATFGELVRRQQLLKEAGNLPNLHAYEAARESDPGLEPLPHLLIIIDEFSELLTAHPDFAELFVAIGRIGRSIGVHLLLATQRLESGKIKGLESHLSYRVGLRTFSEAESREAIGVGDAYHLPPEPGSGYLKVDTSVFERFKAAMVSQPYVPPAKEEEKEEYEPVLPLLSFNGLSKVTGTDSLVESLMGEIKNKSEEKQKAEKRTTLQVTVDRLVASGADPVRPVWLPPLPEKLTFDSVLADLGEGGDALEGQGTEPHPAEAKAVFGLTDIPREQRVVPAEMDFTGGEGNVVILGGPQSGKSTLLRTMITSLAWRYPPGRVAVYAIDFGGGALQAMDELPHVAGVAGRADPERVQRILTDVAGHLDRRQRVFRKHKLDSPAALRQARADGKVPSSVVGDLFLMIDGWSAVRDAFDAADDFLMDIATRGPSLGVHTILTGAASSQVRSRLQALFGGRFELRLSDPMDSGIGRKIAEEIPKDTPGRGLSSSENHTHVALPRVDGVADDEDLTKGIHDLIARVKERWPQEAVQGVRTLPLKVELDDLLKGRKGTKGKSRELVLGMGESSLAPVTTNLSRDPHLVVFGDPQTGKSTLLRGLVKQIVQRPAKELGIVMVDFRRSHLELVPEDHLLAYCTTAEQTKAVADNLAGSLKQRLPGPDVTPKQLRERSWWQGLDLYIVVDDMDMIASRTNPLAPLAPFIPQGADLGLHVIAARRTGGTARAMFEPVLQSLSDMATPGMLFSGDRMEGRLANGTASKPLPQGRAQLALRGKRPDLVQVGWSQPPA; this is encoded by the coding sequence ATGATCATCATGCCGATCATCACCGGGTCGGGCTCCTTGCTGATGTCCATCACGATGGGGCACCGGCCGCTGATGATGGTGGCCGGAGTGATGATCATGGCCGCGAGTGTGATCGTCGGCATCATCATGTTCGTCGCGCAGCACAACGGCCCCCGCAAGCGCATCCGCGAACAACGGGAGCGCTACGTCGACTACCTCGACCAGTTGCGGGAGATCGTCCGGGAGGTCGCCGCCACCCAGCGCGCCGACAACGCCTTCCGCCATCCGGCCCCGGACCTGCTCACCGAGCCGGCGCGCTCCCGGGCACGCAGGTGGGAGCGCCGGGCCTCAGATCCCGACTTCCTCGACGTACGTGTGGGGTCGGGCATCCGGCCCCTGGCCAGACGGCTCGTGCTCAAAGTGGACACCTCGTCCCCCCTGATCGTCTACGACCCCGTCTGCCAGGGATCGGCCGACCAGCTCATCGAGCTGTACGCGGACGTGCCGGAGATGCCGTTGGTCGTCCCGCTGCGCCGGCACAGCGTGATCTCGATCGTCGGCGACCGCGACGCCGGCCGCGGACTGGTCCGCGCGATGATCGCGCAGTTGGCGGTCTTCCACTCCCCGCATGATCTACGGATCGGTGTGGTCCGGGACCACAAGGTCCGAACGCTGTGGGAGTGGCTCAAGTGGCTGCCCCACAACGGTTTCGAGGACGCCAAGGACGGGCCGATGCCCGCCCGCTTCGTCTCGGGGAACACCGTCCAGGTCGCGGAGCTGCTCGCCGACGAGATCGAGCGGCGCACCGTCGACCTGCAGCGGCGCCGCGGCAAGCCGCCCGGTCCGGGAACACAGCGGCTCGTGGTGGTCCTGGACGGGGAACACCAGTCGACCCTGTCCGGTCTGCACGCCGAACCGCCCGTCCCCGACCTGGCGAGTCTGGGCATCCACGTCATCACGCTGGTCGCGGACCGGCGTGAGGAGCCCGAGTCCGTCAGCCTGCGGCTCCTGGTCCAGGCCGACGGAACGCTCAGTGAGGACACGGAGAACCCGGGCGCCCGCGAGGACGCCTCCCACACCCCCCTGTCCGGTACCGCGGACCGGGCCGGCGTCGCCCATCTGACGATGCTCGCCCGCCTCCTCGCCCCGTACGGCATCTCGGTGACCGATGGCGACGACGCCATGCACGAGACCGTCGGCCTTCCGGAGATCCTGGGAGTGCCCGACGTCGCCGAACTGGACACACGCCGGACCTGGCGCAAGCGCAGTACCGGCGACTACCTGCGGGTGCCCATCGGTGTGGGCCCCAGCGGCAACACGGTGCTGCTGGACCTGAAGGAATCGGCGTTCGGCGGCATGGGACCGCACGGGCTGGTGGTCGGGGCGACCGGCTCCGGCAAGTCCGAGATGCTGCGCACCATGGTGGCGTCCCTGGTGATCAACCACTCCCCTGAGCACCTGGCCCTGCTCCTGGTGGACTTCAAGGGCGGTGCGACCTTCGCCGACACCGACCGGCTCCCGCACAGCGCCGGGCTGATCACCAACCTGGCCGACGACGACTCGTTGGTCATCCGGTTCCGTGAGGCGACCTTCGGCGAGCTGGTCCGGCGCCAGCAGCTCCTCAAGGAGGCGGGCAACCTGCCCAACCTGCACGCCTACGAGGCGGCGCGGGAGAGCGACCCCGGGCTTGAGCCGCTGCCGCACCTGCTCATCATCATCGACGAGTTCTCCGAGCTGCTGACCGCCCACCCGGACTTCGCGGAGCTGTTCGTGGCGATCGGCCGGATCGGCCGGTCCATCGGCGTGCACCTGCTGCTGGCGACCCAGCGCCTGGAGTCGGGCAAGATCAAGGGCCTGGAGTCCCACCTGTCCTACCGGGTGGGCCTGCGCACCTTCTCCGAGGCCGAGAGCCGGGAGGCGATCGGGGTCGGCGACGCCTACCACCTGCCGCCCGAGCCGGGTTCCGGCTACCTCAAGGTGGACACCTCCGTCTTCGAGCGCTTCAAGGCCGCCATGGTCTCGCAGCCCTACGTACCGCCCGCCAAGGAGGAGGAGAAGGAGGAGTACGAACCCGTCCTGCCGCTGCTCTCCTTCAACGGCCTGTCCAAGGTGACGGGTACGGACTCGCTCGTCGAGTCCCTCATGGGGGAGATCAAGAACAAGTCCGAGGAGAAGCAGAAGGCGGAGAAGCGCACCACCCTCCAGGTCACCGTCGACCGGTTGGTGGCCTCCGGGGCCGACCCGGTGCGCCCCGTCTGGCTCCCCCCGCTTCCGGAGAAGCTGACCTTCGACTCCGTCCTGGCCGACCTCGGCGAGGGCGGCGACGCCCTGGAGGGGCAGGGCACGGAGCCCCACCCGGCCGAGGCCAAGGCCGTCTTCGGCCTGACCGACATCCCGCGCGAACAGCGTGTGGTGCCCGCCGAAATGGACTTCACCGGCGGTGAGGGCAACGTCGTCATCCTGGGCGGCCCCCAGTCCGGCAAGTCGACCCTGCTGCGGACGATGATCACGAGCCTGGCGTGGCGGTACCCGCCCGGCCGGGTCGCGGTGTACGCGATCGACTTCGGCGGCGGCGCGCTCCAGGCGATGGACGAGCTCCCGCACGTCGCCGGCGTCGCCGGCCGGGCGGACCCGGAGCGCGTCCAGCGGATCCTCACGGACGTGGCGGGGCACCTGGACCGGCGCCAGCGCGTGTTCCGCAAGCACAAGCTGGACTCCCCGGCGGCGCTGCGCCAGGCCCGCGCGGACGGCAAGGTGCCGTCCAGCGTCGTGGGCGACCTGTTCCTGATGATCGACGGCTGGTCGGCGGTGCGCGACGCCTTCGACGCGGCCGACGACTTCCTCATGGACATCGCGACGCGCGGCCCGTCCCTGGGCGTGCACACGATCCTCACCGGCGCAGCGTCGTCACAGGTCAGATCCAGGTTGCAGGCACTGTTCGGCGGCCGTTTCGAGCTGAGGCTGAGCGACCCGATGGACTCGGGCATCGGGCGCAAGATCGCCGAGGAGATCCCGAAGGACACCCCGGGCCGCGGCCTGTCGTCCAGCGAGAACCACACGCATGTGGCTCTGCCCCGGGTGGACGGCGTCGCCGACGACGAGGACCTCACCAAGGGCATCCACGACCTGATCGCCCGGGTCAAGGAGCGCTGGCCGCAGGAAGCGGTCCAGGGCGTGCGGACCCTCCCGCTCAAGGTGGAGCTCGACGACCTCCTCAAGGGACGCAAAGGCACCAAGGGCAAATCCAGGGAGCTGGTGCTGGGCATGGGCGAGAGTTCGCTCGCGCCGGTCACCACCAACCTGTCGCGGGACCCGCACCTGGTGGTCTTCGGAGACCCGCAGACCGGCAAGTCCACCCTGCTGCGCGGACTGGTCAAGCAGATCGTCCAGCGCCCCGCCAAGGAACTGGGCATCGTCATGGTCGACTTCCGGCGCTCCCACCTGGAGCTGGTGCCGGAGGACCACCTGTTGGCCTACTGCACGACGGCGGAGCAGACCAAGGCGGTCGCGGACAACCTGGCGGGCTCGCTCAAGCAGCGCCTGCCGGGGCCGGACGTGACTCCGAAGCAGCTTCGCGAGCGCAGCTGGTGGCAGGGCCTGGACCTGTACATCGTCGTGGACGACATGGACATGATCGCCTCGCGCACCAACCCGCTCGCACCGCTGGCGCCCTTCATCCCGCAAGGCGCGGACCTGGGCCTGCACGTCATCGCCGCGCGCCGCACGGGCGGAACCGCGCGGGCGATGTTCGAGCCGGTGCTCCAGTCACTGAGCGACATGGCCACGCCGGGCATGCTGTTCTCCGGTGACCGCATGGAGGGCCGACTGGCCAACGGGACGGCCTCCAAACCGCTCCCACAGGGCCGCGCACAGCTGGCCCTGCGGGGCAAGCGCCCGGACCTGGTCCAGGTCGGCTGGAGCCAGCCGCCGGCCTGA